The Miscanthus floridulus cultivar M001 chromosome 6, ASM1932011v1, whole genome shotgun sequence genomic interval CTTTACTTGCTTCTACAGCCACGCTGGTTATTCATACTCGGGCCGATGTGCAGCTTATGCTTTTGGCAACATTGATCCAACTAACATGTGAGTCATTTATCATGTTGCTATAGTTTTCTGCTAGTATTTCCAGATGTAATAACAAATGAATGCTCTTGTTAATTCTATGACTACTTAATATCATGGATGTTTTCTTATACCATTGATTTCCTTGGAAAAGCTAGTCTTTAGTCAATGCAAGACATGAAGTTTCTACATTGTTAAAATTTCAAATCTAATGTATTACTTTGTAACCGGTACAGACTTTAAGTGAAGGGTTATTCATACATTATTTCAATGTTGTTTCCATATACGTACTTCATTCTGCCCCTCACAAAAAATGCACTTCATTGTACACTCTATAATATCATTCTAGCTACTTTCAATTGGTTACTATAACTATTTCTCCTCAAAATGCTCAATGTTAACGGTCTGCTGTTTTTTTCCTCTGTGCGTGTAATTCAGTTCTCGGGTGTTTCTGCTTGGCCCTTCTCATCACTACTACACTCCAAAATGTGCTTTAACCAGGGCTTCTGTCTATTGTACCCCAATTGGGGATTTGCCAGTGGACCAGGAAGGTGGGTGCCTACTCAACCTGAATGGTTGAATTTTTTTAGCCTAGTTCTGTATATGTACTGTGCATGTTAATCAATCAACCAGTTTAATATAAGAGTGCATGCTATTTTTTTTGCTAATGGTGTCTTGTGTAAGTTTTTATTTGTATATCTTTTTTATACCAGTATTGCTATCTGGTTCTAATATGGATGCAATGCAATATGTTCAGTATTAGAGGGATTGTAAAACTACATTGTCTACGTAATCTGGGATGCACCATTGTAAAATTTGCATCTGAGACATTTCTAGATATTTATCTGTGGCCAGTAGGTTTCGCGTGAGCTTGTGACAAGCTGGAATGTCTTGTTTAGCCCACTTTGTTGATTGAACTTGGCATGATGAGTTTTCCTTTCAAATGGGTCCATTCCTCCCCTTTCTGAATATTTTAATACTCTCTCCACCCCATATTAtacaatatgtctagatacatagtaaaaaaattatatacttagaaaagtcaaaatgacgtataatttggaacggagggagtgcATTATTATAATACTTATTTTCCCGATACCAAGGAAACCAACGCTGCATGAAAGTTTGAATTTAATATATTTCTATTTTACTCTACTGATTTCCACCATTCTAGTCATCGAGGAACTCAGTGCTACTGGAAAATTTGAATTTATGGATCTTAGTGTGGATGAAGCTGAACATAGCATGGAAATGCATTTGCCCTACCTTGCTAAAGTATTTCAAGGGTAAATCCTTTGTTAATATGTTTATATCCATTTAGTAGTCTTTTTGGAACCAAACTCTTGTCTCTACACATACTTATTTTTTCTCTTTCTGTGTTGATTTGACAGACATACTGTGAAAGTCGTCCCTATCCTTGTTGGTGCACTTAGCTCCCAAAGTGAAGCCATGTATGGACAGCTGCTCTCCAAATATGTTGATGACCCAAAAAACTTTTTTTCTGTGTCGTCAGACTTCTGCCATTGGGGATCCCGGTAAGCGATTAGCTTTTATGTGTCTGCTTACTCATGTCTCTTGCTTGTATTATCAGtgtaaaaaattatgaattttgtaCATCTTTGAGTGCATTGCATGTGTGTCTTTGGCATACGGCATGTGGGGCTTGCTGGTCGATCTCACTTGCCCCTCTGCACTGCTTATTTAACATAAACTACCACTCCAATACTCCATTCCCCAGATTTCATATCTGATGAGTCAGGAGAGAGCAGTTGCCAGTGTCGGTTCTTGATTCATTATTGTTAGCAATTAGGAAGATAAGGGCCAGGAGAGGCTGACCGGCAGCCTCACTTCGAATAGTGATGTCAAGATGAATATATGATTACATGGGCACTGATGTCCAGTGATTAGATTAGAAATTCGCAAGAAACCTATAAGAAATGAGAAACATGGGGCTGGAGGGATTGGATTGGATACTTTGGCTGTGAAACCTATGAGACCTCCCAAAGCACATACCAAATGTCTTTTAAAATGTAGTTGCAAAATGGTACTGTGGTTGGTGGTAGAGAATTTCATCTGTACCTACGCTTAGCTATGAGCCCTTGACCTCCTTTGAAATCAGCATATTTTCCAAGAAGAAGAATTCACCGGAACTGCTATAGTTGCTTTTACTTGAGATCCTTGAGATCAATTGCAATTTGGTGCTCACATGCCAGTCATCGGACACGTTTAATAATGTTGTGTCTGACCAAACCAGTTTTCTTAAAGAAAATGTCATGTGGAGGGCGCGGCTGAGGAAGGTTGCATGGCCAAGGTGTGACCGTGTCATGTGGAGGGCGTGGCTAAGGAAGGCTGCATGGCCAGTCCACGCAAGGACCGTGTCTAATTGAAGGGCACGGCTGAGGTGCTGGCCAATCTAGGCTTTAATTCTAGGTGTTTCTTTCCTAAGTTTTAGAGGCCCAGAGCCTATTTATTTCCCTGTAATAATGGTGATCAATCAAGCAATGAAGAAAGAACAATCAATCCAATTCCCCCAAATATTCTAGTCCCCCTCCACATGACACGGTCACACCTTGGCCATGCAACCTTCCTCAGCCGTGCCCTCCACATGACAGAAAAATTATACGGCTCAGTGGCTATACAACCTTCTTACCGATTGCAAATCTGAATTTCAGGATACATGGATTTTGTTAAGCAAACAACATGGTTTTCTTTTTTCACGCTAGGCGAAACCCAAATTTCATTATTCACATGAGCAATGAAATTACAAAGTTTTCCACCGACCATTCCAACATTCAAATGCCATTGCCAGATTAAATTAATTTACATGACCATTAGTCCAATACTCATGTTATTGCAGCATGTAGCTTACAAGAATTTGTTGTAAAGATATCAGAACAACAAGTAGAACTAGGATAATTTCTCAATGGAAATAGAAATTGAGAGGACTGAGAATAAGACTACGGAATATAGATAGGATGGGGAGGAAGAAAGtcttttcatttttctttgaTGTGTTTTCCTCTTGCAAccttcccctatttgaattcagaAGGTATGACTCTTGGACCACACCATGCCTCACTATAGCACAACCCCAAGTCCCCCAAGGCTATGCCCACTGCACAGGAGTTGAAAAAACTTAAAGCACTCCTACTTTATTCTCTGCAAACTTGTTTCTTGCTGCACCTAGCATGACAGTGCCCTCCCCTTGTGATGCAGCTTGTCCACAATCTGCTGCTACAAAACATTTTTTTGCTCGAACACACAAGTTAGctgcatatcattatattaagaagaaaaagggaaAAGATACCCTTACAAATACCCCACACTAACTCCAAAGAATAGCCACGAGAACTCTACCTCACCAGGATCTCTATAGTGGCAAAATTAGCTCTTTAGCAAACAATTGTCAATTGTAACCCTTTAGCTTGTCTGTTGGTCCAGTGGTGGTATGCTGAACTACAATTTATTGCCCAGACTAGTGAGTATTTTGTCTCATCTTAGACAAAGGCACTCCTTGTGTCTGAGTATTAGCACTATTGTTTAGTGTTATTAAATCGTTAAAGAAAGGCAAGATACATACAGAAATAAACATGGCTAGAATTTACCTGTGCGCATAAAGGTTGGTGGACATAGAAAAGAAGACAATTGGTGCTTCTTATATCAATATATAGACATAAGTGCATAACGCTCTTGTTATTTGCCTATTTTTGCATCTGAAAATTTCTTTGTTGCTGATTTGTTTCATCATCTTGTAAATGGAAATAATTTTACTGATCCCATACTCATACCAGGTTTAGTTATACATACTACGAAAAGAAACATGGTGCTATTCATAAGTCTATTGAGGCCTTGGACCGTATGGGCATGGAGATCATAGAGACTGGTGATCCTGTAGCGTTCAAAGAATACCTGCAGGAGTATGAGAATACCATATGTGGACGCCACCCCATCAGTGTTTTCCTTCATGTAAATGGCTTTCTTGTCAACAACCTAGTCAATGCGTATCTTTCATTTTACTACGTCTTCATTCActgcataatttttttttcagaTGTGGAAACATTGCTCAACAAAAATTAAGATTGGATTTGTTCGCTACGAGCAGTCGAGCCAGTGCAAGAACATGAGGGATAGCAGTGTGAGCTATGCATCCGCAGCAGCAAAGGTTGATGCaccaggggaagaagagaaacaAGATTGAGCGAGCTACGGCTTGTTTGATATAGCCGCCAAAAACCTTGGTGCAACATGTGTGATTGGTTTCCCATAAAAAAACATGCAATTGGTTTGCACCGGGACCTGTCTATCAAACTTTATAGCATTGGCTCGATGCCAGTTTGTGATAAACAGGCCCTGGTTGAATGCCGATTATATCGCCGGAAACACTGGGAAACCAGACAATCAATAAAACTGTTATCTGGGGATGTGTTCTGTCACTCTGTTGGTCTACCTCGACTTTTTGAGCTGCATGAGGCACTGCCTCTACTATTGAGCCCTTGAATTAGACCCCTAACACAAAAAGGGAAAATTTCTGAAAATATTGCTCCACCCTTATTATTTTCTTAGACATTGTAGTCTGTTTCTGTTGTTATTCGCTTATTGAGCAACTTAATCAAACACTGGGCATTCTCTAGTGCACAGCCGTACTTTTCAATTCCATTCTTGAAGTTTATTTAGCCTATTCGATTTTGTTCCTCATAGATGTAGCCATGTAGGTACTTGGAAGCATTTTATATCATTCGTTAGAAATCTAATTTTGACCCGTCCTGAGTTTGGTTTTAGTCATCAAACTCTAAACTATCCTTGGCCATCAAAATATCAAAATCAGACAACACTGGCCCTCAGGTAGTTTTAAAAGATGGTTTTGGCTATGTATATATTTctctaaaataaaaaatatagttAAATAGAAAAAATCATAGCTAACTCatcttaaattagaaaatacAAAATTTAtaccagttttttttttaaaagaaacatAACCTATCCGTTGGTGCTCTATCCGGAGTTATTTAGATTACTTATTCATATTGGTAGTGTTTTATTGCTCTTAGTTGCAGTCGTAATTTATTTGAACTGTTGTTTTGTGCGTTACTTCATGTTGTTTGCATGATATTTGAACCACTGCCTTATTTGAAACATGTTATCTAGTCAAGTGatcaaaatagaatctatatgtGGTGGAGATGACATCTGCGAGGTTGGCGTTACCTTTGAGATCTTCCATGATACTTGCAATCCATTGGATCCTTTTGGTAGACCATCTAATAGAACGCAAAATAGCAGTTTAAATTAATAGCGATTGCGACTCTGAGCTATAAAACACTAGCAACAACAAGAG includes:
- the LOC136459923 gene encoding uncharacterized protein — translated: MERVRRASHAGSWYTNNARKLEEELSGWLGAAGLTKSPDVRAVIAPHAGYSYSGRCAAYAFGNIDPTNISRVFLLGPSHHYYTPKCALTRASVYCTPIGDLPVDQEVIEELSATGKFEFMDLSVDEAEHSMEMHLPYLAKVFQGHTVKVVPILVGALSSQSEAMYGQLLSKYVDDPKNFFSVSSDFCHWGSRFSYTYYEKKHGAIHKSIEALDRMGMEIIETGDPVAFKEYLQEYENTICGRHPISVFLHMWKHCSTKIKIGFVRYEQSSQCKNMRDSSVSYASAAAKVDAPGEEEKQD